The Candidatus Margulisiibacteriota bacterium genomic sequence CTTGCGCCGCAAGCCCTGCCGGTACTGCAAATTGCGCCGCACGTCCAGCTGCACTTCCTCGCTGGTCTTGAGAAAGTTGTGCATCAACTCATCGAACGACCCTGGCTCAAAACTTTTGCGCTTGCCGTCCTCGGAACGCGGAGCATGACGAAAAACCGGCGCCGCAGCCGCGCTGGCCTGCTTGATCGACAGGTCGTATTTGCCCTTGTTATTTTTGCCCAGAACCTTGACCGTCACCTCTTCGCCAAGTTTGATAAAACTTTCGATATTCGTGACGTAAGTGTTGGCGATCTCCGAAATATGCACCAAGCCCTCTTTGCCGTCCGGTAACTTTACGAACGCGCCAAAGCTGGTGATACCCGTAACTGAACCTTTGAGCAGCTCGCCCGCGGAGTATTCCTGCGGCTGCGGATTTTCCGTTTTATCTTCCTCTGCCATTGCGCTAAACTCAATCCTCCTCAACTATCTTATACGCTGTTTCGCCCGGCCGCGCCAGCCCCAGTTTGTCGCGCGCGTTTAATTCGATAAAAGCGTCGCTGCGCGCTTCGGTCAGCCGGATCTGCAAGTCTTGATTTTGCTTGAGCAGCTCGGCATAGCGCGACTCCAGCGCGGTGTAACGCCGCCAGACCATCTGGCCGCGCAGATAACTCCGCGCCAGCTCAAAACCAAAATACAAAACGCACGCCGCGGCCAACAACACAAACCAATGCTTGCCCGCCGCCGTGCTCATCATTATGGATTATAACAGG encodes the following:
- a CDS encoding S1 RNA-binding domain-containing protein; this translates as MAEEDKTENPQPQEYSAGELLKGSVTGITSFGAFVKLPDGKEGLVHISEIANTYVTNIESFIKLGEEVTVKVLGKNNKGKYDLSIKQASAAAAPVFRHAPRSEDGKRKSFEPGSFDELMHNFLKTSEEVQLDVRRNLQYRQGLRRKGQKKHREE
- a CDS encoding septum formation initiator family protein, whose translation is MMSTAAGKHWFVLLAAACVLYFGFELARSYLRGQMVWRRYTALESRYAELLKQNQDLQIRLTEARSDAFIELNARDKLGLARPGETAYKIVEED